Proteins co-encoded in one Garra rufa chromosome 21, GarRuf1.0, whole genome shotgun sequence genomic window:
- the iars2 gene encoding isoleucine--tRNA ligase, mitochondrial — protein MLLVRRSAVGFGGVARWGLRCLCSGAGRYRDTVLLPRTDFPMKVNGPSLLEREIQIQQKCGFDQLYTWQREKKAKKEYYLHDGPPYANGDPHVGHALNKILKDIRNRFEVMRGRQVHYVPGWDCHGLPIELKALGDLGTSELTPLQIRQKAREFAERAISRQRAAFQRWGVMADWENCYYTFDGKYEAAQLKVFQEMHNKGLIYQDFKPVFWSPSSRTALAEAELEYNPEHVSRALYITFPLLTLPAKLAAQAESWGRVSALIWTTQPWTIPANQAVCYMPKVQYSVVKRADNEQLLLVASERINSLASMLKTNLESLATFAGSDLEGGVCQHPTIASKEVPLLPANHVTMTKGTGLVHTAPAHGMEDYGVATHFNLPIECMVDEEGRFTELAGPELQKKSVMTEGNATVMSMLQAVGAIVKEEDCVHSYPYDWRTKQPVVIRASKQWFINTASLKDKAKDALQKVRVIPESARSGLLAMLDRRTYWCISRQRSWGVPIPVFYHKETGEPLLNKHSVTHIAKVFSEKGSDSWWTEPVETFLTPDVLQKSKAGAVSDYVRGEDVLDIWFDSGASWAAVLPESDPRADSYVEGKDQIGGWFQSSLLTSVAVRNKAPYKALVVHGFAVSEKGEKMSKSIGNVIDPDVIINGGKDLSVSPPYGADVLRWWVAESNVFSEVQIGPNTLNAAKESINKLRNTLKFLLGNLQGFDPRSQAVDPKQMHYIDQYMLHVLREFSMKVTDAYSEFDNGRAIRLLQSFITRDLSNFYFSIIKDRLYCDPEDSLGRRSCQTVLEEILDGVSRSIAPVLPHLAEEVYLHAPGHDEGNTLFRSGWINTSSVWRRPGLEEAVEGACAIRDSFLSSIPGRNAAEYELVIAIEPGLFFEIMESLQEEPTSTCSQLTELMMASRTTLTSSLPRDLTSDAVISTGNFLINLEGGVIREESSYSVAAMPTSLSRCPRCRRYTSDEPDCLCPRCHTVLENAK, from the exons ATGCTGCTGGTTCGGCGTTCGGCAGTAGGTTTCGGCGGTGTGGCACGATGGGGACTGCGCTGTCTGTGCTCTGGAGCGGGCCGGTACCGGGACACTGTGCTGCTGCCCCGCACTGACTTCCCCATGAAAGTGAACGGGCCGAGCCTACTGGAGCGAGAGATCCAGATCCAGCAG AAATGTGGCTTTGACCAGCTGTACACAtggcagagagagaaaaaagctAAAAAGGAGTACTATCTTCATGATGGACCACCATATGCCAATGGAGACCCGCATGTTGGGCACGCTCTCAATAAG ATCCTCAAAGACATCCGGAACCGTTTCGAGGTGATGAGAGGCAGACAGGTGCACTACGTGCCTGGTTGGGACTGCCATGGGCTTCCCATTGAGCTCAAAGCACTCGGAGACCTGGGAACCAGTGAGCTGACTCCTCTACAAATCAGACAGAAAG CACGGGAGTTTGCAGAGAGGGCCATATCTCGGCAGCGTGCTGCATTCCAGCGCTGGGGTGTGATGGCCGATTGGGAGAATTGTTATTACACCTTTGATGGGAAATATGAAGCGGCCCAACTGAAAGTCTTCCAGGAGATGCACAACAAG GGTTTAATTTATCAGGACTTCAAGCCCGTTTTCTGGTCACCGTCATCCAG GACGGCGCTTGCGGAAGCTGAGCTGGAGTATAATCCAGAACATGTGAGCCGTGCTCTATACATCACTTTCCCTTTGCTCACCCTGCCAGCCAAACTCGCTGCacaagcag AAAGTTGGGGTCGTGTGTCTGCTCTGATATGGACGACCCAGCCATGGACTATTCCAGCCAATCAAGCGGTTTGTTACATGCCCAAAGTACA GTACTCTGTAGTGAAGCGAGCTGATAATGAGCAGCTCCTCCTAGTGGCCTCAGAGCGCATCAACAGCCTTGCCTCCATGCTAAAGACAAACTTGGAAAGTTTAGCCACATTCGCAG GGTCAGACCTTGAAGGTGGAGTCTGTCAGCATCCCACAATTGCTTCAAAAGAAGTGCCTTTGTTGCCGGCTAATCATGTGACCATGACTAAGGGAACGGGATTGGTCCACACAGCTCCTGCCCATGGCATGGAGGACTATGGTGTTGCAACACACTTTAATCTGCCAATA gaGTGCATGGTGGATGAGGAAGGCAGGTTTACAGAACTGGCTGGGCCTGAGCTGCAGAAAAAATCTGTGATGACTGAAGGCAATGCCACAG taATGTCAATGCTGCAGGCAGTGGGTGCCATTGTGAAGGAGGAGGACTGTGTCCACAGTTACCCGTATGACTGGAGGACCAAACAGCCAGTCGTGATCAGAGCCAGTAAACAATGGTTTATTAACACAGCCAGCCTCAAAGATAAAGCAAAG GATGCCCTGCAGAAGGTGCGTGTGATACCCGAATCGGCGAGGTCTGGTTTGTTGGCAATGTTGGACAGAAGAACATACTGGTGTATATCTCGGCAGAGGAGCTGGGGCGTCCCCATCCCAGTGTTCTACCATAAAGAGACTGGAGAACCACTCCTAAACAA ACATTCAGTGACACACATCGCTAAAGTTTTCTCTGAGAAGGGGAGTGACAGCTGGTGGACAGAGCCAGTGGAGACATTTCTGACTCCAGATGTTCTTCAGAAG AGTAAAGCAGGTGCGGTATCTGATTATGTGCGGGGTGAAGATGTCCTGGATATCTGGTTTGATAGCGGGGCCTCATGGGCTGCTGTACTACCAG aATCAGATCCGCGTGCAGACTCATACGTAGAGGGGAAAGATCAGATCGGTGGCTGGTTTCAGTCGTCTCTCCTCACCAGTGTTGCTGTACGAAATAAAGCACCCTACAA AGCTCTAGTGGTCCATGGATTTGCTGTGAGTGAGAAAGGAGAAAAAATGTCTAAGTCCATAGGCAACGTGATCGACCCAGATGTCATTATCAATGGAGGAAAA GACTTGTCTGTTTCTCCTCCATATGGTGCTGATGTTTTGAGATGGTGGGTTGCAGAGTCCAATGTGTTTTCGGAGGTTCAGATCGGACCAAACACACTAAACGCTGCTAAAGAGAGCATCAACAAG CTGAGGAACACGTTGAAGTTTCTCTTAGGGAATCTCCAGGGTTTTGATCCCCGTTCCCAGGCTGTGGACCCTAAACAAATGCACTACATAGATCAGTACATGCTGCACGTGCTCCGAGAGTTCAGCATGAAG GTAACGGATGCTTACAGCGAGTTTGACAATGGCCGTGCCATCCGTCTGCTGCAGTCCTTCATCACTAGAGATTTATCCAACTTTTACTTCAGCATAATTAAAGATCG gTTGTATTGTGACCCTGAGGACTCCCTTGGTCGGAGGTCCTGTCAGACGGTCCTAGAAGAGATTCTAGATGGAGTGAGCCGTTCTATTGCTCCTGTACTTCCTCATCTCGCTGAGGAGGTGTACCTACATGCTCCTGGACATGATG AGGGGAACACTTTGTTTCGTAGCGGTTGGATTAACACCAGTTCTGTGTGGCGGAGACCAGGACTGGAGGAAGCAGTAGAGGGCGCATGTGCTATCAGAGATTCCTTCCTGTCATCTATTCCAGGACGTAATGCTGCTGAGTATGAGCTTGTCATTGCCATTGAGCCCGGCCTGTTCTTTGAGATCATGGAG